A window from Salvia miltiorrhiza cultivar Shanhuang (shh) chromosome 2, IMPLAD_Smil_shh, whole genome shotgun sequence encodes these proteins:
- the LOC131010103 gene encoding G-type lectin S-receptor-like serine/threonine-protein kinase At1g34300 has translation MELSSFNMFLLFLILFSAAAIVAQDILPGSTLHASNPQQSWTSPNKSFTLSFIHESDNAYFAAITYNGVPIWRAGGDPGGSVNSSAELRFLQDGNLQLVVVAGPTTSLVWQSNTSGQGIDSASLDNSGNFMLKNGNVPIWTTFDNPTDTIMPEQNFTVGDVLRCGFYSFHLLSSGRISLRWNSSVEYYTYAGINVTNTLNVSSPSLAMQSVGILSLLDPLFTNDVFMARGSDYGPSDDTLRFVKLDCDGNMRMYSSSLSDGVGSRVVRWTAVSDQCEVFGFCGSFGVCRYDDTDAGPICGCPSRNFEPVDPNDGRRGCRMRGDIRSCQTTMLSLNNTLFLTFPPQIDTDYFTANIRACRSNCLVDSTCVASSSMADGTGVCYMKRSDFISGYHSQILTSTSYVKVCDPAMPNPPVSSRKDGEGSAALEIGVIVLGSSLFIVILVGGFLLFKCRDRPSYESLVSEYSFSDYASGVPVQFSYKKLQQLTKGFKEKLGEGGFGSVYRGILSNKMVVAVKQLEGIGQGEKQFRMEVATISNTHHLNLVRLVGFCSEGKHRLLVYEFMKNGSLDNFIFESSSSSDEKILDWDCRYRIALGTAKGMTYLHEECRDCILHCDIKPENILLDESYNARISDFGLARMLNLNDHRHRSLITVRGTRGYLAPEWIANLPVTSKADVYSYGMVLLEIVSGRRNFEVSPETGNRRFSLWAYEEFEKGNVGAVVDRRLVESDIDIVQAMRLLQVSFWCIQEHPSPRPTMGKVVQMLEGIADVQKPPPPLFLADGSAHPSAVISSVSSSQMTAISSLVSS, from the coding sequence atggAGCTGTCATCATTCAATATGTTCCTGCTGTTTCTCATCTTGTTTTCAGCTGCAGCTATTGTAGCACAAGACATTCTTCCTGGCTCAACTCTTCATGCCTCAAATCCACAGCAATCATGGACTTCTCCAAACAAATCCTTCACCCTTTCCTTCATTCACGAATCCGATAACGCGTATTTTGCTGCCATAACCTACAACGGCGTCCCCATCTGGAGAGCCGGTGGTGATCCTGGCGGCTCCGTTAATTCCTCAGCTGAGCTGAGGTTCCTACAGGATGGCAACCTCCAGCTCGTCGTCGTGGCGGGGCCCACCACGTCGTTGGTGTGGCAGTCCAACACCTCCGGACAAGGCATCGACTCCGCCTCACTTGACAACTCTGGCAACTTCATGCTCAAGAATGGAAATGTCCCTATTTGGACAACCTTTGACAACCCCACTGACACTATTATGCCTGAGCAGAATTTCACCGTTGGCGACGTCTTACGCTGTGGATTCTACTCTTTCCACTTGCTGAGCTCAGGTAGAATATCTCTGAGATGGAACAGTTCTGTTGAGTACTACACATATGCAGGGATCAATGTGACCAACACTTTGAATGTGAGCTCACCTAGTTTAGCAATGCAGTCTGTAGGGATACTGTCCCTACTCGATCCGTTGTTCACCAACGATGTCTTCATGGCTCGAGGTAGTGATTATGGCCCGAGCGATGATACTCTGAGGTTTGTGAAGTTGGACTGTGATGGGAACATGAGGATGTACAGCTCTTCACTGAGTGATGGAGTTGGAAGCAGAGTTGTGAGATGGACTGCTGTGAGTGATCAGTGTGAGGTATTCGGATTCTGTGGGAGCTTCGGAGTTTGCAGGTACGATGATACGGATGCTGGTCCCATCTGCGGATGCCCTTCTAGAAACTTCGAACCCGTTGATCCTAATGATGGCAGGAGGGGTTGTAGAATGAGAGGCGATATTCGGAGCTGTCAGACAACTATGCTGTCTTTGAACAATACCTTGTTCTTGACATTCCCTCCTCAGATTGATACTGATTATTTCACTGCAAATATCAGAGCTTGTAGGTCTAACTGCCTCGTTGATTCCACGTGTGTTGCCTCAAGCTCAATGGCTGATGGAACGGGCGTTTGTTACATGAAGAGATCGGATTTCATCAGTGGCTACCACTCTCAGATCCTCACCAGCACGTCGTATGTGAAGGTGTGTGATCCGGCTATGCCTAATCCTCCGGTGTCTTCAAGAAAAGACGGGGAGGGATCTGCAGCGCTTGAGATTGGTGTTATAGTGTTGGGGAGTAGTTTGTTTATAGTCATTTTAGTTGGAGGATTTTTGTTGTTCAAGTGTAGGGATAGGCCAAGTTATGAGAGTTTGGTATCTGAGTACTCTTTTTCAGACTATGCTTCTGGAGTTCCTGTGCAGTTCTCTTACAAGAAGCTCCAGCAGCTGACGAAAGGGTTTAAGGAGAAGCTCGGAGAGGGTGGATTCGGATCCGTTTACAGAGGGATTTTATCGAACAAGATGGTTGTTGCTGTGAAGCAGCTAGAGGGAATAGGTCAAGGGGAGAAGCAGTTCAGAATGGAGGTAGCAACGATCAGCAATACTCATCACTTGAATCTTGtgagattagttggtttttgcTCTGAGGGAAAGCATAGATTGCTTGTTTATGAGTTCATGAAGAATGGCTCTCTTGACAACTTTATCTTtgaatcatcatcatcatctgaTGAGAAGATTTTGGATTGGGATTGTAGATATAGAATTGCCCTAGGCACGGCAAAGGGGATGACGTACCTACATGAGGAGTGCCGCGACTGCATTCTCCACTGCGATATAAAGCCTGAGAACATACTCTTGGATGAGAGCTACAATGCAAGAATCTCTGATTTTGGGCTGGCGAGGATGTTGAACTTGAATGATCATAGGCATAGGAGCCTGATCACGGTGAGGGGAACGAGGGGCTACTTGGCTCCCGAGTGGATAGCTAACCTTCCGGTCACATCCAAAGCCGATGTCTACAGCTATGGCATGGTGCTGCTGGAGATTGTGAGTGGGAGGAGGAACTTTGAGGTCTCTCCTGAGACGGGAAACAGAAGGTTCTCGTTGTGGGCATACGAGGAGTTTGAGAAGGGCAATGTGGGAGCAGTTGTTGACAGAAGGCTGGTGGAAAGTGACATTGATATTGTGCAAGCAATGAGGCTGCTGCAGGTGAGCTTCTGGTGCATCCAAGAGCACCCGTCGCCTAGGCCTACGATGGGGAAGGTTGTGCAGATGCTTGAAGGGATTGCTGATGTGCAGAAGCCACCTCCACCTCTGTTCTTGGCTGATGGATCAGCTCACCCTTCAGCTGTCATTTCATCAGTTTCGTCGTCCCAAATGACGGCTATTTCGTCGTTAGTTTCGTCTTGA
- the LOC131010101 gene encoding uncharacterized protein LOC131010101, which yields MVWSDPYPMEQIFCFDLETECFSRLNVPPLRRSIMSRLLFTLRDCLCFCDDDEDEGDGTGRVVIWMMKEYGVEKSWTKEYVVTPNLAYLDNCGHGLDKFPFQLLQPIKVFKNGDLLMLCGGKMFMYHSKHTKTTREIGGFVGQGEEFDHLHSLLLTPSLVSLKSFAGMENENVISF from the coding sequence ATGGTATGGTCAGATCCATACCCCATGGAGCagattttttgttttgatttggaAACAGAGTGTTTTAGCAGACTTAACGTTCCTCCTCTTCGAAGAAGCATAATGAGCAGGCTCTTGTTTACTTTGAGGGATTGCCTATGTTTTTGCGATGACGATGAGGATGAGGGTGATGGCACTGGCAGGGTTGTTATATGGATGATGAAGGAATATGGGGTCGAGAAATCTTGGACAAAAGAATACGTGGTCACCCCAAATCTTGCTTATCTTGATAATTGTGGTCACGGTTTAGATAAGTTCCCATTCCAACTGCTTCAACCTATCAAAGTTTTCAAAAATGGTGATTTATTGATGCTTTGTGGTGGCAAGATGTTTATGTACCACTCCAAGCACACCAAAACTACTCGAGAAATTGGTGGTTTCGTTGGCCAAGGGGAGGAGTTTGACCATCTACACTCGCTGCTTCTCACCCCAAGCTTGGTTTCACTCAAGAGTTTTGCTGGTATGGAGAATGAGAATGTTATCTCATTTTGa
- the LOC131010102 gene encoding G-type lectin S-receptor-like serine/threonine-protein kinase At1g34300: MRVPSPPRPPLLAFLLCLLLAASASAADIPLNSTLYANDPNSRWASPNNTFALSFVPSAPAGTLIAAVSYSTIPIWQAGPSTNSSAVLRLLPSGDLQLLPAASSTTPLWSSSTAALGVTAAELQESGNFVLKNSSGATVWASFDQPTDTIVPTQQLNANHTLTSGLYSFKIKPNGNLTLLWNNTITYYNLGLNSTANSNLSNPILEIRPTGILTLSDPSLNSDLDLAYSSDYAEESDVFRIVKLDNDGNLRIHSFVQGSGTLTAGWAAVSDQCQVYGFCGNNGICSYNETSPICGCPSQNFEFIDSRDTSRGCKRTRELQDCSGQVAMLQLDHTEFLTFEPELDTQVFYMGNQPCNLNCLNGASCVASTSLSDGSGQCFLKTSSFVSGFRTPAIPSTSYVKVCAPVLPNPSPAAAGGGGRDRWRLRAWVVVVAVLATLFVLALVEGGFWWWCIRNNTKFSALSSQYALLEYASGAPVQFSYKELQKATKGFKEKLGEGGFGAVYKGVLANRSVAAVKQLEGIEQGEKQFRMEVATISSTHHLNLVRLIGFCSEGRHRLLVYEFMKNGSLDSFLFAPEEQSGKHLNWENRYSVALGTARGITYLHEECRDCIVHCDIKPENILLDENYCAKVSDFGLAKLVNPKDHRYRTLTSVRGTRGYLAPEWLANLPITSKSDVYSYGMVLLEIVSGKRNFEVSAETNHKKFSLWAYEEFEKGNVEAVVDRRLLSHEIDMEQVRRAVVVSFWCIQEQPSQRPMMGKVVQMLEGIMEIERPPAPKAAAEGSVGGTSVTASSVSALSTFAASMPVPSSSSSLQMAGVSPFASGKHGGERGTSSMVS; the protein is encoded by the coding sequence ATGAGAGTTCCATCTCCACCACGGCCGCCGCTTCTCGCCTTCCTCCTCTGCCTCCTCctcgccgcctccgcctccgccgcaGACATCCCTCTGAACTCCACCCTCTATGCCAACGACCCCAACTCCAGATGGGCCTCACCCAACAACACATTCGCCCTCTCCTTCGTCCCCTCCGCCCCCGCCGGAACCCTCATCGCCGCCGTCTCATACAGCACCATCCCCATCTGGCAAGCGGGCCCCTCCACCAACTCCTCCGCCGTCCTCCGCCTCCTCCCCTCCGGCGATCTCCAGCTCCTCCCTGCCGCTTCCTCCACCACACCCCTCTGgtcctcctccaccgccgccctcGGCGTCACAGCCGCTGAGCTCCAAGAGTCCGGTAACTTCGTGCTCAAGAACTCCTCCGGCGCCACCGTGTGGGCCTCTTTCGACCAGCCCACTGACACCATCGTCCCCACGCAGCAATTGAACGCCAACCACACTCTCACATCCGGGCTCTACTCTTTCAAGATCAAGCCAAACGGGAACTTGACGCTTTTGTGGAACAACACCATCACCTACTACAATTTAGGTTTGAATTCTACTGCGAATTCCAATTTATCAAACCCTATTCTTGAAATCCGGCCCACTGGGATCCTCACCCTCTCCGATCCCTCCCTCAATAGCGATCTTGATTTAGCTTACAGTAGTGATTATGCCGAGGAAAGCGATGTTTTTAGAATTGTGAAATTAGATAACGATGGCAATTtgagaattcatagctttgttCAAGGTAGTGGGACTCTGACTGCTGGTTGGGCTGCTGTGAGTGATCAATGTCAGGTTTATGGATTCTGTGGGAATAATGGGATATGTAGTTACAATGAAACTTCTCCTATTTGTGGCTGCCCTTCACAAAACTTCGAATTCATTGATTCGAGGGATACTAGTAGAGGTTGTAAGAGAACAAGGGAGCTTCAAGATTGCTCCGGCCAGGTGGCAATGTTGCAGTTGGATCACACCGAGTTCTTAACATTCGAACCCGAGTTAGATACGCAGGTTTTCTACATGGGAAACCAGCCTTGCAACCTCAACTGTCTGAATGGAGCATCTTGTGTTGCTTCAACTTCATTGTCGGATGGATCGGGGCAGTGTTTCTTGAAAACCAGTAGCTTCGTGAGTGGCTTCCGCACCCCGGCCATCCCCAGCACTTCGTATGTGAAAGTGTGTGCGCCTGTGCTGCCTAATCCCTCGCCTGCTGCAGCGGGTGGCGGGGGGAGGGATAGGTGGAGGCTGAGGGcgtgggtggtggtggtggccgTGTTGGCCACATTGTTTGTCCTAGCCCTTGTGGAAGGTGGTTTCTGGTGGTGGTGCATTCGGAACAACACCAAGTTTAGCGCGCTGTCATCTCAATACGCGCTCCTTGAGTATGCATCGGGTGCACCGGTGCAGTTCTCGTACAAGGAGCTGCAGAAGGCGACCAAGGGGTTCAAGGAGAAGCTCGGGGAGGGAGGGTTTGGAGCTGTGTACAAAGGGGTTCTTGCTAACCGGTCCGTGGCTGCAGTGAAGCAGCTCGAGGGGATCGAGCAGGGCGAGAAGCAGTTCAGAATGGAGGTAGCAACGATCAGCAGCACTCACCACTTGAATCTAGTGAGACTGATAGGGTTCTGCTCGGAAGGGAGGCATAGGCTCTTAGTCTACGAGTTCATGAAAAACGGCTCCCTTGACAGCTTCCTCTTTGCGCCCGAGGAGCAGTCCGGGAAGCATCTGAATTGGGAGAATCGGTACAGCGTAGCCCTAGGCACCGCACGAGGGATCACGTACCTTCACGAGGAATGCAGGGACTGCATTGTCCACTGCGACATCAAGCCGGAGAACATCCTCCTAGACGAGAACTACTGCGCCAAGGTGTCTGATTTCGGCCTTGCAAAGCTCGTGAACCCTAAGGATCACCGGTACAGAACCCTAACTAGCGTGAGGGGCACGCGAGGGTACCTGGCTCCGGAGTGGCTCGCTAACCTCCCCATCACCTCCAAATCCGATGTGTACAGCTACGGAATGGTGCTGCTCGAGATTGTGAGTGGGAAGAGGAACTTCGAAGTCTCTGCGGAGACGAACCACAAGAAGTTCTCCCTATGGGCTTATGAAGAGTTCGAAAAGGGCAATGTTGAGGCAGTTGTAGACAGAAGACTTTTGAGTCATGAGATCGACATGGAGCAAGTGAGGAGAGCAGTTGTTGTGAGCTTCTGGTGCATCCAAGAGCAGCCCTCGCAGCGGCCGATGATGGGGAAGGTTGTGCAGATGTTGGAAGGGATCATGGAAATCGAACGGCCGCCGGCGCCTAAGGCTGCTGCGGAGGGATCTGTTGGTGGCACTAGTGTCACTGCGAGCAGCGTTAGCGCTCTCTCTACTTTTGCAGCTTCAATGCCGGTGCCCTCTTCGTCCTCGTCGCTGCAGATGGCCGGAGTCTCGCCGTTTGCCTCCGGGAAGCACGGTGGCGAACGGGGGACTTCCTCGATGGTGAGCTGA
- the LOC131009700 gene encoding putative F-box protein At3g47150, with the protein MKSDLFKLPSEIITNILLRLSVRSIAVSKCVCKALLHLLDTHDFAKLHFSKSVPALAITMRTKGSYCLKISELEEDEIDPESHDLLTKINFSPDATLGGSANGLLFLLDYRNSCVSICNPITREFYFIRSRQLSSHGFGVSRISGQHKLVCIDPLGDRGFSCYVYTLGTGSWRRVEANDSFG; encoded by the coding sequence ATGAAGTCAGATCTCTTCAAACTACCGTCAGAAATCATCACCAATATCCTTTTAAGACTCTCTGTTCGAAGCATTGCAGTAAGCAAGTGCGTTTGCAAAGCATTGCTCCATTTGCTCGACACCCACGATTTCGCCAAGTTGCATTTTTCCAAATCCGTCCCCGCCCTAGCTATCACGATGCGGACGAAAGGTTCATATTGCCTCAAAATTTCGGAATTGGAAGAAGACGAAATCGATCCCGAGAGCCACGATCTACTCACCAAGATTAATTTCTCTCCCGATGCAACTTTAGGAGGTTCTGCTAATGGCTTGCTTTTCCTATTGGATTACCGTAATAGTTGTGTTTCTATATGCAATCCGATCACTCGTGAATTTTACTTTATCCGCTCTCGACAACTATCGAGTCATGGATTTGGAGTGAGCAGAATAAGTGGGCAACATAAGTTAGTATGTATTGATCCTTTGGGTGATCGTGGATTCAGTTGTTATGTATACACCCTTGGAACAGGATCGTGGAGACGCGTTGAAGCTAACGACTCGTTTGGTTAG